A genome region from Clostridium sp. JN-9 includes the following:
- a CDS encoding DUF368 domain-containing protein, with amino-acid sequence MKSIINFFKGIAISVSTLVPGVSGGTMAIILGVYDDLIHSIGSFFEDWKKHGLLLLELGLGALAGIVLFAPLIERTINNYPIETGFFFIGVVLGGVPVLYKRAASKGKNVYDYLYLIIGIVIALAMSGKPEAASAMAAAGGSKSIIFLILAGIIISIALILPGISGSFMLLILGLYDVTLNAINTLNIPFLIPLGIGCAIGTIATTKTIERLLNKHPGKTYMLILGFVLGSILPIYPGLPEGISLVYALFSLCFGFLLIFNMGKKFNN; translated from the coding sequence GTGAAAAGTATAATTAATTTTTTCAAAGGAATTGCTATCAGTGTTTCTACATTGGTTCCAGGTGTCAGCGGGGGAACTATGGCTATAATTTTGGGGGTTTATGATGATTTAATACATTCCATAGGGTCTTTTTTTGAAGACTGGAAGAAACATGGCCTTTTGCTTTTAGAATTAGGACTTGGTGCATTAGCAGGGATTGTGTTATTTGCTCCACTCATTGAAAGAACAATTAATAATTATCCAATTGAAACAGGCTTTTTCTTTATAGGTGTTGTTTTAGGCGGTGTACCTGTTTTATACAAAAGAGCTGCTTCAAAAGGAAAGAATGTTTATGATTATTTATACCTTATAATAGGAATTGTAATAGCCTTGGCAATGTCGGGAAAACCAGAAGCTGCCAGTGCCATGGCTGCAGCAGGAGGAAGCAAAAGCATTATTTTTCTTATACTGGCAGGTATTATTATTTCTATTGCCTTAATACTTCCCGGAATAAGCGGATCATTTATGCTTTTAATTTTAGGACTTTATGATGTAACATTAAATGCTATTAATACATTAAATATACCTTTTTTAATCCCTTTAGGTATAGGGTGTGCAATAGGTACCATTGCCACTACAAAAACTATAGAAAGATTGTTAAATAAACATCCTGGTAAAACATATATGTTAATATTAGGTTTTGTATTGGGCTCAATACTTCCAATATATCCTGGGCTTCCAGAGGGAATTAGTTTGGTATATGCATTGTTTTCTTTATGCTTTGGTTTCCTTCTAATATTCAATATGGGTAAGAAATTTAATAATTAA
- a CDS encoding TlpA disulfide reductase family protein — translation MKKYIILSVIAVIIFGAVFEVNNYNNSKDKAQIENSKNSNTASVKSNDSSGTDVNKEQANDFRLQDVSGKNVSLSDFKGKKVFLNFWATWCPPCKGEMPDIEKLYDETKNSDLVILAVNIGEDRDTVQSFLKSNNYNFNVLLDISQGTAGKYNIRGIPTSYFINKDGTVSAKKTGAMSLSEMKSYINALK, via the coding sequence ATGAAAAAATATATTATTTTATCTGTAATAGCTGTCATCATATTTGGTGCAGTTTTTGAAGTTAATAATTATAATAATTCAAAAGATAAAGCACAAATTGAAAACAGTAAAAATAGTAATACGGCTTCAGTAAAAAGTAATGATTCTTCCGGAACTGATGTTAATAAAGAACAAGCAAATGATTTTAGGCTTCAGGACGTAAGCGGCAAAAATGTTTCATTAAGTGATTTTAAAGGAAAGAAAGTGTTCCTTAATTTCTGGGCAACCTGGTGTCCTCCATGCAAAGGTGAAATGCCGGACATTGAAAAATTATATGATGAAACTAAAAACAGTGACTTAGTTATACTTGCAGTAAATATTGGAGAAGACAGAGATACTGTACAATCATTTTTAAAATCAAATAATTATAATTTTAATGTATTATTAGATATTAGCCAGGGTACTGCAGGTAAATACAATATCAGAGGCATTCCAACTTCTTATTTTATAAATAAAGATGGCACTGTTTCTGCTAAAAAAACAGGTGCTATGTCACTATCAGAAATGAAATCCTATATAAATGCCTTAAAATAA
- a CDS encoding glutaredoxin domain-containing protein → MKKITIIGSDLCPDCLATKEYFSKNNIDYDFVEITESLQNLKAFITLRDKRAEFDSIKKEGKIGIPVIITEDSDNLIFDVKPDLSKFK, encoded by the coding sequence ATGAAAAAGATAACTATAATTGGAAGCGATTTATGCCCTGATTGTTTGGCTACTAAAGAATATTTTTCTAAAAATAATATAGACTATGATTTTGTTGAGATTACGGAAAGTCTTCAGAACTTGAAAGCTTTTATAACATTAAGGGACAAAAGGGCAGAATTTGATAGTATAAAAAAAGAAGGAAAGATAGGAATACCTGTTATAATTACTGAGGATAGTGATAATCTTATTTTTGATGTAAAACCAGATTTAAGTAAGTTTAAGTAA
- a CDS encoding ISNCY family transposase, translating to MRKVNLTMKENDKYTTIKKLVETNGNKKRASLYLSCSIRHINRMIKGYQEQGKAYFIHGNHGRKPVHTLDDETRQLIIDLYRTKYSDANLTHYSELLEKHEHIKVSISTIRSILMQEFILSPKAKRATRKKVKAQLEELKNVAKSPKEVSNIQNAIIAAEDAHPRRPRCAYIGEMLQMDASQHLWFGKNKTQLHIAVDDATGAIMGAYFDSQETLNGYYHVLHQVLTEHGIPYMLFTDRRTVFEYKKKKSPSVEEDTFTQFSYACKQLGIGIKTSSVAQAKGRVERMFQTLQSRLPLEMRLACISTIEQANEFLNSYIKEFNAQFALPVDNIKSVFEKQLDIEKINLTLAVLTSRKVDNGSCIKFKKSYYLPMDCNGYAVHYRKGTSGMVIQAFDGGMFFCVDEKVYALDLLPEHELTSKSFDLAAPAGQPKKRYIPPMSHPWKQASFERYLKKQKHRQENIA from the coding sequence ATGAGAAAGGTAAATTTAACTATGAAAGAAAATGATAAATATACAACTATAAAGAAATTGGTCGAAACAAATGGAAACAAGAAGAGGGCATCCCTTTATCTAAGCTGCTCTATTAGACATATTAATAGAATGATCAAAGGATATCAGGAACAGGGAAAGGCTTATTTTATTCATGGTAATCATGGGAGAAAACCAGTCCATACACTTGATGATGAGACAAGACAATTAATTATTGACCTTTATCGTACCAAATACTCTGATGCTAATCTCACCCACTATTCTGAGTTATTAGAGAAGCATGAGCATATCAAAGTATCCATTAGCACCATCCGTTCAATCCTTATGCAGGAATTCATCCTGTCTCCTAAGGCTAAGCGTGCTACAAGGAAAAAGGTTAAAGCTCAATTAGAGGAATTGAAGAATGTAGCCAAATCTCCAAAAGAGGTTTCTAACATTCAGAATGCAATTATTGCAGCTGAAGATGCACACCCGAGGCGCCCTAGATGTGCTTACATAGGTGAGATGCTCCAGATGGATGCTTCACAGCATCTTTGGTTCGGTAAGAATAAAACCCAATTACACATTGCTGTAGATGATGCTACAGGTGCTATTATGGGAGCTTATTTTGACTCACAAGAGACCCTAAACGGGTATTACCATGTGTTACACCAGGTACTCACGGAACACGGTATCCCTTATATGTTATTTACAGATAGACGTACTGTATTTGAATACAAAAAGAAAAAGTCCCCTTCAGTTGAAGAGGATACTTTCACTCAGTTTAGCTATGCCTGTAAACAGTTAGGCATAGGAATTAAGACAAGCAGTGTTGCCCAAGCTAAAGGGCGCGTAGAAAGAATGTTTCAGACGTTACAATCACGCCTCCCTTTAGAAATGAGGCTAGCTTGTATCAGCACAATTGAGCAAGCAAATGAATTCTTAAACTCATACATAAAAGAATTCAATGCCCAGTTTGCTTTACCAGTTGATAATATCAAATCTGTCTTTGAAAAACAACTAGATATTGAAAAAATAAATTTAACACTTGCCGTATTAACCAGTAGGAAGGTTGATAACGGAAGCTGCATCAAATTCAAGAAAAGTTATTACCTCCCTATGGATTGTAATGGATATGCTGTACATTACCGAAAAGGTACTTCAGGTATGGTAATTCAAGCCTTTGATGGTGGAATGTTCTTTTGTGTTGATGAAAAGGTATATGCTCTAGATCTATTACCAGAACATGAACTTACATCAAAAAGCTTTGACCTTGCAGCTCCTGCGGGGCAACCAAAAAAACGTTATATTCCTCCAATGAGTCATCCTTGGAAACAAGCTTC
- a CDS encoding MATE family efflux transporter, giving the protein MNNIPIINRNYLKLMLAIAVPVAIQSLIQSSLSMIDQFMIGRLGAGAIASVGLGARIPQIFIVTITGVTSGAAIFTAQFWGKNDKRNIGQTLGASFAFGLPIIAVFSIISILLSANMLSLFTKDTEVIKYGAEYMKITAYGYIPLMIVSVFAAVLRSTGNVMLPMYTGLLSVILNTTLNYLLIFGNLGMPQLGVKGTAIATTVSRYAECIILISAVYFKHLPCAVNIKEMINMHIDFIKKFSIITLPIICNEFLWSFGQTVYSAIYGHMGTNQIAAMTITFPVQGLTIGLFTGVSSAAGIIIGNRLGSNKFNEAVDYSRGFISIGAIGSVVVGMVIILLSKLYVSIYNVSYDVQMYSERLLIIFGILFAVKVCNMICGSGILTAGGKTKFAFMLDLIGTWCIGVPLGLFSAFVLNLSIEWVYLLISTEEIVKLLIGLRIVYSKKWVTNIAETAVN; this is encoded by the coding sequence ATGAATAATATTCCCATAATAAATAGAAACTATTTAAAGTTAATGCTGGCTATAGCAGTTCCAGTAGCCATTCAAAGCCTTATACAGTCATCCTTAAGCATGATAGATCAATTCATGATTGGCCGGCTGGGAGCTGGAGCTATAGCATCAGTAGGCCTTGGGGCAAGAATACCCCAGATATTTATTGTGACTATAACTGGAGTTACTTCTGGCGCTGCAATTTTTACAGCTCAATTTTGGGGAAAAAATGATAAAAGAAACATTGGACAGACCTTAGGTGCATCATTTGCTTTTGGCCTTCCTATAATAGCAGTATTTAGTATAATATCAATATTACTGTCAGCAAATATGCTTTCTTTATTTACCAAGGACACCGAAGTCATAAAATATGGAGCAGAATATATGAAGATTACAGCCTATGGATATATTCCATTAATGATAGTGTCAGTTTTTGCTGCAGTATTAAGAAGTACCGGTAATGTAATGCTGCCTATGTATACAGGACTGCTTTCAGTAATACTTAACACAACACTTAATTATTTACTCATATTCGGCAATCTGGGAATGCCTCAGCTAGGGGTTAAGGGCACAGCAATAGCAACTACTGTTTCAAGATATGCGGAGTGCATAATTCTTATTTCAGCTGTTTATTTTAAACATTTGCCTTGTGCTGTAAATATCAAAGAAATGATTAATATGCACATTGACTTTATTAAAAAGTTTTCTATAATAACACTGCCTATAATATGTAATGAATTTTTATGGTCTTTTGGACAGACAGTTTACTCTGCAATATATGGTCACATGGGAACAAATCAAATTGCAGCTATGACCATTACTTTCCCTGTACAGGGGCTTACTATTGGACTATTTACAGGAGTAAGCAGTGCTGCAGGAATAATCATTGGAAACAGGCTTGGGTCAAATAAATTTAATGAAGCTGTGGATTATTCCAGAGGTTTTATATCAATAGGTGCTATTGGCTCAGTTGTTGTTGGCATGGTTATAATTCTTTTATCTAAATTATATGTATCAATTTATAATGTTTCCTATGATGTGCAGATGTACTCAGAAAGGCTTCTTATAATTTTTGGTATACTATTTGCAGTTAAGGTATGTAACATGATTTGCGGATCAGGAATTTTAACTGCTGGAGGAAAAACTAAATTTGCTTTTATGCTTGATTTAATAGGTACCTGGTGTATTGGAGTGCCGCTAGGATTATTTAGTGCCTTTGTGCTGAATCTGTCAATAGAATGGGTATATCTTTTAATATCTACTGAGGAAATTGTAAAACTGCTCATTGGCTTAAGAATAGTTTATTCTAAGAAATGGGTTACTAATATAGCTGAAACAGCTGTAAATTAA
- a CDS encoding IS110 family transposase, which produces MKKVDYLSTLFVGIDIGARQNVVSAINFEQEFFIKMKPVPNTQSGAEQLESMLVKILENNIFKVTIIGLESTSFYGVHIANFLSASEKLVPYKPYVYCLNPKEVANYKDSFNALNKNDGIDSFVIADFARVGRIHTEPWRGSQYLALQRLTRHRLHIVECLTREKTYMLSNVFLKFSEFALLDGEEHPFSNKYGATASSILTDFLSSEDIANASIEELVEFINTKSRKRISDPQMTAKILQQAARNSYRLDKCLYEPLTTSIACSFNCIQAFEKELSTINKAIEKAVMGMNPVEYQILMSIPGFGPVYSSGILAELGSVHAFPNNDAIAKYAGIVWKENQSGDFKAENTPMNKAGNRYLRYYLIEAAGSVIRHVPEYQAFYQKKFAEVTTHQHKRALALTSRKLIRLIFGLLAKNQLYSSNRVD; this is translated from the coding sequence ATGAAGAAAGTAGATTACTTATCAACTCTATTTGTTGGTATCGATATTGGTGCGAGACAAAATGTTGTCTCTGCAATTAACTTTGAACAGGAATTTTTTATTAAAATGAAACCTGTTCCTAATACACAATCTGGTGCAGAACAACTAGAATCCATGCTCGTCAAGATACTAGAAAATAATATATTTAAGGTTACTATTATTGGTCTTGAGTCTACTTCATTTTATGGCGTGCATATAGCTAATTTTTTATCTGCAAGTGAAAAACTTGTGCCATATAAACCCTACGTCTACTGTTTGAATCCTAAGGAAGTTGCTAACTACAAAGATTCCTTTAATGCTCTTAACAAAAATGATGGCATTGACTCTTTTGTTATTGCTGATTTTGCAAGAGTCGGCAGGATTCATACTGAGCCTTGGCGTGGTTCTCAATACCTTGCCCTACAAAGGCTTACAAGACACAGGCTTCATATAGTTGAATGCTTAACCAGGGAGAAGACATATATGCTATCAAATGTATTTCTCAAGTTTAGCGAATTTGCTTTGTTAGATGGTGAAGAACATCCTTTTTCTAATAAATATGGTGCCACTGCTTCCTCTATCCTGACGGATTTTTTATCTTCTGAAGACATTGCAAATGCTTCCATAGAAGAACTTGTTGAATTCATCAATACAAAGAGTCGAAAGAGAATTTCTGATCCACAGATGACTGCTAAAATTCTTCAACAAGCTGCTCGTAATTCATATCGCCTTGATAAATGTTTGTATGAGCCATTAACGACTTCAATTGCATGCTCTTTTAACTGTATTCAGGCTTTTGAAAAAGAACTGAGTACTATTAATAAAGCCATTGAGAAAGCGGTTATGGGAATGAATCCTGTGGAATATCAAATTCTCATGTCAATCCCTGGTTTTGGCCCTGTTTATTCCAGTGGTATTCTTGCCGAATTAGGCAGTGTGCATGCATTCCCTAATAATGATGCTATTGCTAAATATGCTGGCATCGTATGGAAAGAAAATCAATCTGGTGATTTCAAGGCTGAAAATACGCCAATGAACAAAGCAGGTAACCGTTATTTACGTTATTATCTGATAGAAGCCGCTGGTAGTGTCATAAGACACGTTCCTGAATATCAAGCTTTCTACCAGAAGAAATTTGCTGAAGTGACTACACATCAGCATAAACGAGCACTCGCGCTAACTTCTCGTAAATTAATCCGTTTGATTTTTGGATTGCTGGCTAAAAATCAACTCTACTCTTCAAATAGAGTAGATTAA
- a CDS encoding alpha-glucosidase, whose protein sequence is MNKTWWKECVVYQIYPRSFKDSNGDGIGDINGIIEKLDYVKDLGADMIWLNPVYKSPNDDNGYDISDYEDIMDEFGTMEDFDNLLLQCHNRGIKVMMDLVVNHTSDEHKWFIESRKSRNNPYSDYYIWRQGKHNEEPNNWASFFGGSAWEYEENRDEYYLHIFSKKQPDLNWDNPKVRESVYNVIKFWLDKGIDGFRMDAINIIGKHDDMPDGTIIEGYKYADGTKYFMNQPKVHEFLHEMNKNVISKYDAVTVGETSNVDTKEALNYIADSREEMNMIFQFQHIALRDAPYDKWEDKPVDVIKLKEILTKWQTDLQGKGWNSLYWNNHDKPRAVSNFGNDREYRIESAKMLATCMYLMQGTPFIYQGEEIGMTNANFNQLSDYKDIHTLNCYNELVNKGMTHEHLINVMKHLSRDNSRTPMQWNKSVNAGFSEAEPWIKVNPNYININVEAEKANPNSVLNYYKKLLTLRKENEAAIYGDYKLILEKDKQIFSYMRTLNNEIMLIICNFTYRTPFFRLPKDIKYSGKELALCNYENRGNDNLEGFKLRPYECRVYKLN, encoded by the coding sequence ATGAATAAAACATGGTGGAAAGAATGTGTGGTTTATCAAATATATCCAAGGAGTTTTAAGGATTCCAATGGAGACGGAATTGGAGATATAAATGGAATTATTGAAAAGCTGGATTATGTAAAAGATCTGGGGGCGGATATGATTTGGTTAAATCCAGTTTATAAATCTCCAAATGATGATAATGGATATGATATAAGTGATTATGAAGATATAATGGACGAATTTGGGACTATGGAGGATTTTGATAATCTGCTTTTACAGTGTCATAACAGAGGAATAAAGGTTATGATGGATCTGGTTGTTAATCATACTTCTGATGAGCATAAATGGTTTATTGAAAGCAGAAAATCCAGGAATAATCCATACAGTGATTATTATATCTGGAGACAGGGTAAACACAATGAGGAGCCAAATAACTGGGCATCTTTCTTTGGAGGCTCGGCCTGGGAATATGAAGAAAACAGGGATGAATATTATCTCCACATTTTTAGTAAAAAGCAGCCCGATTTGAACTGGGATAATCCTAAGGTAAGAGAATCTGTTTATAATGTAATAAAATTCTGGCTTGATAAAGGAATAGACGGCTTTAGAATGGATGCAATAAACATTATAGGAAAACATGATGATATGCCTGATGGTACTATAATAGAAGGCTATAAATATGCAGATGGAACTAAATATTTTATGAATCAGCCAAAGGTTCATGAATTTCTTCATGAAATGAATAAAAATGTTATTTCTAAATATGATGCTGTAACTGTTGGAGAAACTTCAAATGTGGACACAAAGGAAGCACTTAATTACATAGCAGACAGCAGAGAAGAAATGAATATGATATTTCAGTTTCAGCATATTGCATTAAGAGATGCGCCTTATGATAAGTGGGAGGATAAACCAGTAGATGTAATTAAATTGAAAGAAATATTAACAAAATGGCAGACAGATCTGCAGGGAAAAGGCTGGAACAGTCTATATTGGAATAATCATGACAAGCCAAGGGCTGTGTCTAATTTTGGAAATGACAGAGAATACAGAATTGAATCTGCAAAAATGCTGGCTACGTGTATGTATTTAATGCAGGGAACTCCATTTATTTATCAAGGTGAAGAAATAGGCATGACTAATGCTAACTTTAATCAGCTTTCAGATTATAAGGATATACATACATTGAACTGCTATAATGAACTTGTTAATAAAGGAATGACTCATGAACATTTAATTAATGTTATGAAACATTTGAGCAGGGATAACTCAAGAACTCCAATGCAGTGGAATAAAAGTGTAAATGCTGGTTTCAGTGAAGCTGAGCCATGGATTAAGGTAAATCCAAATTATATTAACATTAATGTGGAAGCAGAAAAAGCAAATCCAAATTCAGTATTGAATTATTATAAAAAACTTTTAACACTTCGTAAAGAAAACGAGGCTGCCATATATGGAGATTATAAGCTTATATTAGAAAAGGATAAACAGATTTTTTCATATATGAGAACTCTAAATAATGAAATTATGCTTATAATATGTAATTTCACATATAGAACTCCATTTTTCAGGCTTCCAAAGGATATAAAGTATTCTGGAAAAGAGCTTGCTTTATGCAATTATGAAAACAGGGGAAATGACAATTTAGAAGGCTTTAAGCTTAGACCATATGAATGCAGAGTATATAAACTTAATTAA
- the larE gene encoding ATP-dependent sacrificial sulfur transferase LarE — protein MTLELKLQNLKKSLLDMGSVAVAYSGGVDSTFLLKVAKDTLGDKAIAVTAKSSTYPEREFKEAKDYASRIGAEHIVIISEELEIEGFAKNPVNRCYFCKRELFTKIRDVADKKNINAVLDGSNCDDTGDFRPGMKAAEELNVISPLKDAGMTKSDIRELSKKMNIPTWNKPSFACLSSRFPYGNEITEPKLKMVEKAEQFLLDMGFTQVRVRHHGEIARIEVNSDERNKFFNLNVMDKVAAELKKIGFKYVTLDLLGYRTGSMNEVLTQNEKNI, from the coding sequence ATGACTCTGGAATTAAAATTACAAAATTTAAAAAAGTCTCTTCTAGATATGGGAAGTGTGGCAGTTGCGTATTCAGGCGGAGTGGACAGCACCTTTTTATTAAAAGTTGCAAAAGATACGCTTGGAGATAAAGCAATTGCAGTTACTGCAAAGTCTTCAACTTATCCTGAAAGGGAATTTAAAGAAGCAAAAGATTATGCCAGCAGAATTGGTGCTGAGCATATAGTTATTATATCTGAGGAACTAGAAATAGAAGGGTTTGCAAAAAACCCTGTAAACAGATGCTATTTTTGTAAAAGAGAACTATTTACAAAGATTAGAGATGTAGCAGATAAAAAAAATATCAACGCTGTACTGGATGGCTCCAATTGTGATGATACAGGTGACTTCAGACCTGGAATGAAAGCTGCTGAAGAATTAAATGTCATAAGTCCTCTTAAGGATGCAGGTATGACAAAAAGCGATATTAGAGAATTGTCTAAAAAAATGAATATACCAACCTGGAACAAACCTTCATTTGCATGTCTTTCATCTCGATTTCCCTATGGAAATGAGATTACAGAGCCAAAACTAAAAATGGTGGAAAAGGCTGAGCAGTTTTTACTGGATATGGGATTTACACAGGTTAGAGTAAGACATCATGGAGAAATTGCAAGAATTGAAGTTAACTCAGATGAGAGAAATAAATTTTTTAATCTTAATGTAATGGACAAAGTAGCTGCGGAACTAAAAAAAATAGGATTTAAATATGTTACTTTGGATTTGCTTGGATATAGAACAGGAAGCATGAATGAAGTCTTGACTCAAAACGAAAAAAATATTTAA
- a CDS encoding TrmB family transcriptional regulator: protein MKNIIDLLQMLNFSKTEAAVYITLLKNSKLTGYQIAKELNTSRSSVYSALDNLYKKGYVFLLKGESQIYQPESPKVLMKKLKKEYISSIDMLESQLSSIEVSDKEERYINIEGYENIIEKAKEILLTATKEVYINTDFDLQDFADEFKALGKKGVRIIIFSFSKLNSEGLPVELYEHCDADCYLKHTRIMLVADCEKSLIADCGKSGNNYIGTFTENSLMASIAAEHIHNDIYLLRLKKKYGRNLIDKDILINSMLEKRK from the coding sequence ATGAAAAATATAATAGATTTACTGCAAATGCTGAATTTTTCGAAAACTGAAGCAGCCGTGTATATTACATTACTTAAGAATTCCAAGCTCACAGGTTATCAAATAGCAAAGGAGCTGAATACTTCACGTTCATCTGTTTATTCCGCTTTAGACAACCTATATAAAAAAGGTTATGTTTTCCTTCTTAAGGGAGAATCTCAGATTTATCAGCCTGAAAGTCCAAAGGTACTTATGAAAAAATTAAAAAAAGAATATATAAGCTCTATAGATATGCTTGAATCCCAGTTATCCAGTATAGAGGTTAGTGATAAAGAGGAGAGATACATAAATATTGAGGGCTATGAAAACATTATTGAAAAAGCAAAGGAAATCCTTTTGACTGCAACAAAGGAAGTGTATATAAATACAGATTTTGATCTTCAGGATTTTGCAGATGAATTTAAAGCTTTAGGGAAAAAAGGAGTAAGGATAATAATATTTTCTTTTTCAAAGCTTAATAGTGAGGGACTTCCTGTGGAATTGTATGAACATTGTGATGCAGACTGTTATTTGAAGCACACCAGGATTATGCTAGTTGCGGATTGTGAAAAAAGCCTTATTGCTGATTGTGGTAAAAGCGGGAACAATTACATAGGCACTTTTACTGAGAATTCTTTAATGGCTTCTATTGCTGCTGAACATATTCACAATGATATTTATTTATTAAGACTTAAAAAAAAGTATGGCAGAAATTTAATTGATAAGGACATTCTTATTAACTCAATGCTGGAAAAACGTAAATAA
- a CDS encoding transposase, protein MGREQDRINRRIEKNPAAECNKIQKKYFPELFQKFAGTLDPRHQSYIDYSNKVMLGTVYYKGIAGLVSMQSMTYEFNDDKVVKNIMNFLGESDRSYLPHGVTVNEYLEKLATSQLQEIQQSMVYSLIRRKTFDDARYQKKWLLIVDGSQLYSGSRQINEQCLERHHNKGTVDEKVSYHSDVLEAKIVLGEKLIVSIASEFVENNGEDALRQKSMSEEERKQDCETKAFQRLAAKLKKRFPRLPIILLADSLYASEKVMEICRKNHWDFIIRYKTGSIPSIAAEYEAIPEKGTSGHAEYVNEIDYKEKPVNMLRYWEEKVIKGKNVWTEFQWLTSLRITDKNAENLAAAGRKRWKIENEGFNRQKNWQGNITHVCSWNVQAMKNHYLMLQISDTIKQLYEWYYLKANDIKKKQKNISSDLLASFGQQLTREDIFQVDMHSISTA, encoded by the coding sequence ATGGGAAGAGAACAGGATCGTATAAATCGGAGAATAGAAAAAAATCCAGCGGCAGAATGTAATAAAATCCAAAAGAAGTATTTTCCTGAGTTGTTTCAGAAGTTTGCAGGGACGCTGGATCCTAGGCATCAAAGCTATATTGATTATTCCAATAAAGTAATGCTTGGAACTGTGTATTACAAAGGAATAGCTGGGCTTGTAAGCATGCAATCTATGACATATGAGTTTAATGATGACAAGGTGGTAAAAAACATTATGAACTTTCTTGGAGAAAGTGATAGGTCATATCTCCCACACGGAGTAACCGTAAATGAATATCTGGAGAAGTTGGCTACGTCTCAATTGCAGGAAATCCAGCAGTCCATGGTGTATAGTCTGATACGAAGAAAGACATTTGATGATGCCAGGTATCAGAAGAAATGGCTTTTGATTGTTGATGGGTCACAGTTATATTCCGGAAGTCGCCAGATCAATGAGCAATGCCTTGAAAGACATCACAATAAAGGAACAGTGGATGAAAAAGTCAGTTATCACAGCGATGTTCTAGAAGCAAAAATCGTTTTGGGAGAAAAACTGATTGTAAGTATAGCAAGTGAGTTTGTGGAGAATAATGGAGAAGACGCTCTGCGTCAAAAAAGTATGAGTGAGGAAGAGCGTAAACAGGACTGTGAAACTAAGGCGTTTCAAAGACTTGCAGCTAAGCTGAAAAAAAGATTTCCGCGCCTTCCAATAATATTGTTGGCGGATAGCCTGTATGCATCAGAAAAAGTTATGGAGATATGCAGAAAAAATCACTGGGATTTTATTATCAGGTATAAAACCGGGAGTATCCCAAGTATTGCCGCAGAATATGAAGCAATACCAGAGAAGGGAACATCAGGTCATGCGGAATATGTGAATGAAATAGATTACAAAGAAAAACCCGTAAATATGCTTAGATACTGGGAGGAAAAAGTAATAAAAGGGAAAAATGTATGGACAGAATTCCAGTGGCTGACCAGTCTTAGGATTACAGACAAAAATGCGGAAAATTTAGCGGCTGCGGGAAGAAAACGCTGGAAAATAGAAAATGAAGGCTTCAATCGTCAGAAAAACTGGCAGGGAAATATCACACATGTATGCAGCTGGAATGTCCAAGCGATGAAGAATCATTACCTGATGCTGCAGATATCTGATACAATCAAGCAACTGTATGAATGGTATTATTTGAAAGCCAATGATATAAAAAAGAAACAAAAAAATATATCCTCTGACCTGCTAGCAAGCTTTGGACAGCAACTAACAAGGGAAGATATATTTCAAGTTGATATGCATAGCATATCAACCGCCTAA